In Coraliomargarita parva, the genomic stretch GATACCGGCGAAGTCGCTGGCCTTGAGGGCCGCGCCACCAATCAGGCCACCGTCAATGTTCTTTTGAGCCAACAGGTCGGCAGCGTTGCCCGGCTTCATGGAACCACCGTAGAGGATGCGGACCTTATCGGCCGCTTCTTCTCCGAGGATACCTGCAAGCAGGCAGCGGATTTCCGCGTGGACTTCCTCGGCCATTTCCGGAGTCGCAGTCTTGCCGGTACCGATCGCCCAGACGGGCTCGTAGGCGATGACAAGATTTTCAGCTTGGTCGGCAGTCACGCCGGCCAAAGCGCCTTCGGTCTGGGTCTTGATAACTTCGTTGACCTTACCGGCCTCACGCTCTTCGAGCGTCTCTCCGATGCAGACGATCGGCTTCAGGTTCGCCTCTAGGGCCACCAAAGTCTTCTTGTTTACGATCGCGTCGGTTTCACCGAAGTATTGGCGACGCTCGCTGTGACCAAGAATGACGTAGGAACAGAAGAGGTGGCGCAGCATTTCAGCCGAGATTTCACCGGTGTAGGCACCGGAAGCCTCGAAGTGCATGTTCTGTGCACCCAGAGCGACATTGGAATCGTTGACCACCTTGGAGACCGACTCGAGTGTCGTGAAGGTCGGGCATACGCAGACGGCGACATCGGTTTGGGCACCGACAAGGCCGACTACGTCCTTGGCCAACTCAGCACCCTCGGCCGAGTTGAGATTCATTTTCCAGTTACCTGCGATCAGGTATTTACGTGCTTTTTTGCTCATTATTTAGAATGTTCGAATTTAGAATTCAGGTTTGCAGCTTAAATTAAGCCTGGTCCAGTGCAGTCACACCAGGAAGCTCTTTGCCTTCGAGGAACTCGAGGGAGGCGCCGCCACCGGTGCTCATAAAGGTCACCTTGTCGCTGTAACCCGACATCTTGATCGCCTTGACGGAGTCACCACCACCGATGATGGAAATACCATCCGACTCGGCGATTGTTTCGGCCACAGCGAAGGTGCCCTTGTTGCAGGCGTCGATTTCAAAGATCCCCATCGGGCCGTTCCAGAGAACGGTCTTGGCTGCGGCGACTTCAGCCTTGAAAAGCTCAATGCTCTTCGGACCGATATCAACACCTTCCCAGCCGTCTTCAATCTCCCCGTCGAAAATCTTGGTTTCACCGACGGTACCGGCACCGAAATCAAGGTCCTTGACTGCCAGGTTGTCGACCGGAAGCAGGAACTTCACACCCTTTTCCTTGGCCTTGTCCAAAGCGGACTGGGCGGTCGGGATGTGATCGGGCTCACTCAGGGAATTACCGACCTTACGGCCTTGTGCCAGAGCGAAGGTGTAAGCCATGGCACCACCAATGATGATGGTGTCGGCCTTTTCCAGCAGCGCGTCGATCACCTTGATCTTGTCGGAAACCTTAGCACCGCCAAGAATCACGGTAAAGGGACGGTCCGGGTTGGCTGTCTTGTCACCCAGGTAGGCCAGTTCCTTCTCGATCAGGAAGCCGCAAACACAGGGGGAAAGGTGGGCGGTCACACCGGCAGTCGAAGCGTGGGCACGGTGGGCGGTACCAAACGCGTCATTCACGTAGGCATCGGCACACTTGGCCAGAGCCGCAGCAAATTCGGCGTCATTGTCCGTCTCACCCTTGTAGTAGCGGACATTCTCGAGCAGTGCGATCTCGCCATCCGCCAAAGCAGCGACGGCCGTCTCGACTTCCTCGCCGATGCAGTCCTTTACGAAGGTGACCGGCTTGCCCAACTTCGCAGCCAGGTCGGCCGCAACCGGAGCCAAGCTGAACTCGGGCTTCTTTTCGCCCTTGGGACGCCCCAGGTGGCTGCAAAGGATCACCTTGGCACCCTGCTCGACCAAATGCTGGATGGTCGGCAGTGCAGCGACGATACGGGAATCGTCGGAAACGGCGCCGTCTTTAAGCGGCACATTGAAGTCACAGCGGACGAGCACGCGCTTGCCGCCGAGGTTTACGTCTTTGATGGATTTAGTAGCCATTTTCTTGAATGGAGAATGAAAGTTTGAAAGTACGGTCTTGAATTCGAAAAAGGCCGCCGCGATCAGGGTATCCGATAGGGAAAACCTGCCGCGACGGCCTGAAATTCAATCAAGTGATTAC encodes the following:
- the tpiA gene encoding triose-phosphate isomerase, whose protein sequence is MSKKARKYLIAGNWKMNLNSAEGAELAKDVVGLVGAQTDVAVCVCPTFTTLESVSKVVNDSNVALGAQNMHFEASGAYTGEISAEMLRHLFCSYVILGHSERRQYFGETDAIVNKKTLVALEANLKPIVCIGETLEEREAGKVNEVIKTQTEGALAGVTADQAENLVIAYEPVWAIGTGKTATPEMAEEVHAEIRCLLAGILGEEAADKVRILYGGSMKPGNAADLLAQKNIDGGLIGGAALKASDFAGIVDAAVELSK
- a CDS encoding phosphoglycerate kinase, translated to MATKSIKDVNLGGKRVLVRCDFNVPLKDGAVSDDSRIVAALPTIQHLVEQGAKVILCSHLGRPKGEKKPEFSLAPVAADLAAKLGKPVTFVKDCIGEEVETAVAALADGEIALLENVRYYKGETDNDAEFAAALAKCADAYVNDAFGTAHRAHASTAGVTAHLSPCVCGFLIEKELAYLGDKTANPDRPFTVILGGAKVSDKIKVIDALLEKADTIIIGGAMAYTFALAQGRKVGNSLSEPDHIPTAQSALDKAKEKGVKFLLPVDNLAVKDLDFGAGTVGETKIFDGEIEDGWEGVDIGPKSIELFKAEVAAAKTVLWNGPMGIFEIDACNKGTFAVAETIAESDGISIIGGGDSVKAIKMSGYSDKVTFMSTGGGASLEFLEGKELPGVTALDQA